In the genome of Streptomyces pactum, one region contains:
- a CDS encoding NCS2 family permease has protein sequence MARQVIDKAGNTPPTAGRNGIDRFFRISERGSNLGREIRGGLATFFTMAYILVLNPIILGSAEDKYGDKLSGVELATATALVAAVMTIIMGVAGNLPLALAAGLGLNAVVAFQIAPKMAWDDAMGLVVLEGLIICLLVVTGLREAVMHAIPQPLKQAISVGIGLFIAFIGFIDAGFVTRIPGETGSVPVQLGAGGELEGWPILVFCVGVLLTIALMARGLKGAILISIVVTTVLAIVINELADVNPLSWGVTVPELPDDVVASPDFGLIGEFDLLGAWDEVGALTLVLIVFTLILSDFFDTMGTVVGVSNEAGLLDEQGKVPNLGRVLFIDSVAAVAGGASSASSSTTYIESAAGVGEGARTGFANIITGGLFAAALFLTPLLTVVPMQAAAPALIAVGFLLMSQVRHIEWEKYEIAIPAFLTIAVMPFTYSITNGIGAGFVSYVVLKTVLGKAREVHWLLWGSAALFAAYFAIHPIRELLT, from the coding sequence GTGGCCAGACAGGTCATCGACAAGGCGGGAAACACCCCGCCGACAGCCGGCAGGAACGGGATAGACCGATTCTTCCGGATATCTGAGCGAGGATCAAATCTCGGCCGGGAGATACGTGGCGGCCTCGCCACCTTCTTCACCATGGCGTACATCCTCGTGCTCAACCCCATCATCCTGGGCAGCGCCGAGGACAAGTACGGGGACAAGCTCTCCGGCGTCGAACTGGCCACCGCCACCGCCCTGGTGGCCGCGGTGATGACGATCATCATGGGCGTCGCCGGAAACCTGCCGCTCGCCCTCGCGGCAGGTCTCGGGCTGAACGCCGTCGTCGCCTTCCAGATCGCCCCGAAGATGGCCTGGGACGACGCGATGGGCCTGGTGGTCCTCGAAGGCCTCATCATCTGCCTGCTGGTGGTCACCGGACTCCGCGAGGCGGTGATGCACGCCATCCCGCAGCCGCTCAAGCAGGCGATCAGCGTCGGCATCGGCCTGTTCATCGCCTTCATCGGCTTCATCGACGCCGGCTTCGTCACCCGGATCCCGGGCGAGACCGGATCGGTGCCGGTCCAGCTCGGTGCGGGCGGCGAGCTGGAGGGCTGGCCGATCCTGGTGTTCTGCGTCGGGGTGCTGCTGACCATCGCGCTGATGGCGCGCGGCCTCAAGGGCGCGATCCTCATCAGCATCGTGGTCACCACGGTGCTGGCGATCGTGATCAACGAGCTGGCCGACGTCAACCCGCTCTCCTGGGGCGTGACCGTCCCCGAGCTGCCGGACGACGTGGTGGCCTCGCCGGACTTCGGCCTGATCGGCGAGTTCGACCTGCTCGGCGCCTGGGACGAGGTCGGCGCGCTGACCCTGGTGCTCATCGTCTTCACGCTGATCCTGTCGGACTTCTTCGACACCATGGGCACCGTCGTCGGCGTCAGCAACGAGGCGGGACTCCTGGACGAGCAGGGCAAGGTCCCGAACCTGGGCCGGGTGCTGTTCATCGACAGCGTCGCCGCCGTCGCCGGCGGTGCCTCGTCCGCGTCCTCCAGCACCACCTACATCGAATCCGCCGCGGGCGTCGGTGAGGGCGCCCGGACCGGCTTCGCCAACATCATCACCGGCGGACTCTTCGCCGCGGCGCTCTTCCTGACGCCGCTGCTGACCGTGGTGCCGATGCAGGCCGCCGCGCCCGCGCTGATCGCCGTCGGCTTCCTGCTGATGAGCCAGGTGCGGCACATCGAGTGGGAGAAGTACGAGATCGCCATCCCGGCCTTCCTCACCATCGCCGTGATGCCGTTCACCTACTCCATCACCAACGGCATCGGCGCCGGCTTCGTGTCGTACGTGGTCCTCAAGACCGTGCTGGGCAAGGCCCGGGAGGTGCACTGGCTGCTGTGGGGCAGCGCGGCGCTCTTCGCGGCCTACTTCGCGATCCACCCGATCCGCGAGCTGCTCACCTGA
- a CDS encoding TerD family protein, with the protein MTTVKMGLGWEPAFRGKDIDLDASVIAYGVDRKKIDNCFFGKLSILGGTIQHSGDNLTGEGGGDDEVITVHLGDLPPQVTGLVFTVNSFSGQRFTDVAKAYCRLLDGGGQELVRFDLTHAEPRTGVLMAKMIKQFSGEWEMTALGEYVDSRTVRGMVKPGGKAL; encoded by the coding sequence CTGACCACGGTGAAGATGGGGCTCGGCTGGGAGCCCGCCTTCCGCGGCAAGGACATCGACCTGGACGCCTCGGTGATCGCCTACGGGGTGGACCGGAAGAAGATCGACAACTGCTTCTTCGGCAAGCTCAGCATCCTCGGCGGCACCATCCAGCACTCCGGCGACAACCTCACCGGCGAGGGCGGTGGCGACGACGAGGTGATCACCGTGCACCTGGGTGACCTGCCCCCGCAGGTCACCGGGCTGGTCTTCACCGTCAACTCCTTCTCCGGCCAGCGGTTCACCGATGTCGCCAAGGCGTACTGCCGGCTGCTGGACGGCGGTGGCCAGGAGCTGGTCCGCTTCGACCTCACCCACGCCGAACCGCGCACCGGGGTGCTGATGGCCAAAATGATCAAGCAGTTCTCCGGCGAGTGGGAGATGACCGCGCTGGGCGAGTACGTGGACTCGCGCACCGTGCGCGGCATGGTCAAGCCGGGCGGCAAGGCCCTCTAG
- a CDS encoding ectoine synthase: MIVRSFKDIEGTDRHVKAKSGTWESKRIVLAREGVGFSLHETVLYAGTETSMWYANHIEAVLCVEGEAELTNDETGEKHLITPGTMYLLDGHERHTLRPRTDFRCVCVFNPPVTGREDHDENGVYPLLTEEV; encoded by the coding sequence GTGATCGTCAGATCCTTCAAGGACATCGAAGGCACCGACCGGCACGTCAAGGCCAAGTCCGGCACCTGGGAGAGCAAGCGCATCGTGCTCGCCCGGGAGGGCGTCGGCTTCTCCCTCCACGAGACCGTCCTCTACGCGGGCACCGAGACCTCCATGTGGTACGCCAACCACATCGAGGCGGTGCTGTGCGTCGAGGGCGAGGCGGAGCTGACCAACGACGAGACCGGCGAGAAGCACCTCATCACCCCCGGAACCATGTACCTCCTCGACGGGCACGAGCGGCACACGCTGCGCCCGAGGACGGACTTCCGGTGTGTCTGCGTGTTCAACCCGCCCGTCACCGGACGGGAGGACCACGACGAGAACGGCGTCTACCCGCTGCTGACGGAGGAGGTGTGA
- a CDS encoding right-handed parallel beta-helix repeat-containing protein → MRRRRRYRGRHRKDRTLPLGTLVIVASAVAGVYLTTAPRGASAVDATVYVSPAGSDSAPGSRGAPFRTLEKALSVAGKGTTIEVRGGTYHPTEPLRVRTGGTPGNRVVLRAFGAEKVTVDGSRLPAGAPLLELRADFTTVSGIEFRDAPDQAVVCTSCTGVVLENLRAHSNGDSGLVLRGPGTRDNVVRDVDAFGNGDRAADGRSGDGIAFTSGSGRGNVVTGVRVFGNADDGLDLRNWPDPVTVEHSWAARNGDAGADLGDSAVSRTNTWDAGVSAPPEGRTSGTHAPMR, encoded by the coding sequence ATGAGACGCCGCCGACGCTACCGTGGCCGCCACCGCAAGGACCGTACGCTGCCGCTGGGCACCCTGGTGATCGTCGCCTCGGCCGTGGCCGGGGTGTACCTCACCACCGCCCCCCGCGGGGCCAGCGCGGTGGACGCCACGGTCTACGTCTCCCCGGCCGGCAGCGACTCCGCCCCCGGCAGCCGCGGCGCCCCCTTCCGCACCCTGGAGAAGGCCCTGTCGGTCGCCGGCAAGGGCACCACCATCGAGGTGCGGGGCGGGACGTACCACCCCACCGAGCCACTGCGGGTCCGTACCGGCGGCACCCCGGGAAACCGTGTGGTGCTCAGGGCGTTCGGCGCCGAGAAGGTCACCGTGGACGGCTCCCGGCTGCCCGCCGGCGCCCCGCTGCTGGAGTTGCGCGCCGATTTCACGACGGTCTCCGGAATCGAGTTCCGGGACGCCCCGGACCAGGCCGTGGTCTGCACCTCGTGCACCGGAGTGGTGCTGGAGAACCTCCGCGCGCATTCCAACGGGGACAGCGGCCTGGTGCTGCGTGGCCCCGGTACGCGCGACAACGTGGTCCGTGATGTGGACGCGTTCGGAAACGGTGACCGGGCGGCGGACGGGCGGTCCGGCGACGGCATAGCGTTCACATCCGGGTCGGGCCGGGGCAATGTGGTCACCGGCGTCCGGGTGTTCGGCAACGCCGACGACGGACTGGATTTGCGAAACTGGCCGGACCCGGTCACGGTGGAGCACTCCTGGGCGGCCCGCAACGGCGACGCCGGGGCCGACCTGGGCGACTCGGCGGTCTCGCGGACCAACACCTGGGACGCGGGCGTGTCCGCACCGCCCGAGGGCCGGACCTCCGGCACCCACGCGCCGATGCGCTGA
- the thpD gene encoding ectoine hydroxylase, translating to MTTITDLYPTRGATEVLTPRQDPVVWSAPGTSGPLTADELGGYDRDGFLAIDQLITPEEVALYRAELDRLIADPAVRADERSVIEPKSQDVRSVFEVHRISEVFAGLVRDPRVVGRARQILGSDVYVHQSRVNVKPGFGASGFYWHSDFETWHAEDGLPRMRTVSVSIALTENYATNGGLMIMPGSHRTFLGCAGETPADNYKQSLRMQQAGTPSPQALTELADRHGIRLFTGKAGSATWFDCNCMHGSGDNITPYPRSNVFIVFNSVENTAVEPFAAPARRPEFIGARDFTPVR from the coding sequence ATGACCACGATCACTGACCTGTACCCCACCCGAGGGGCCACCGAGGTGCTCACCCCGCGCCAGGACCCCGTGGTCTGGTCCGCCCCCGGGACGTCCGGGCCCCTCACCGCCGACGAGCTGGGCGGCTACGACCGGGACGGGTTCCTCGCCATCGACCAGCTGATCACCCCCGAGGAGGTGGCGCTCTACCGGGCCGAGCTGGACCGGCTGATCGCCGACCCCGCCGTCCGGGCCGACGAGCGCTCCGTCATCGAGCCGAAGTCGCAGGACGTGCGGTCGGTGTTCGAGGTCCACCGGATCAGCGAGGTCTTCGCGGGGCTGGTACGCGATCCGCGGGTGGTCGGCCGCGCCCGGCAGATCCTCGGCTCCGACGTCTACGTCCACCAGTCGCGGGTCAACGTCAAGCCCGGCTTCGGGGCGAGCGGCTTCTACTGGCACTCGGACTTCGAGACCTGGCACGCCGAGGACGGTCTGCCCCGGATGCGCACGGTGTCGGTCTCGATCGCCCTGACGGAGAACTACGCGACCAACGGCGGCCTGATGATCATGCCCGGGTCGCACCGCACGTTCCTGGGCTGCGCCGGTGAGACCCCGGCGGACAACTACAAGCAGTCGCTGCGGATGCAGCAGGCCGGTACGCCCTCGCCGCAGGCCCTCACCGAACTGGCCGACCGGCACGGCATCCGGTTGTTCACCGGGAAGGCCGGCTCGGCCACCTGGTTCGACTGCAACTGCATGCACGGCTCCGGCGACAACATCACGCCGTACCCGCGCAGCAACGTCTTCATCGTGTTCAACAGTGTGGAGAACACCGCGGTGGAGCCGTTCGCGGCGCCCGCCCGGCGCCCGGAGTTCATCGGGGCGCGGGACTTCACCCCGGTGCGGTGA
- a CDS encoding MsnO8 family LLM class oxidoreductase: MTFPPAAGIRLSVLDRSRIRRGEEPARALRDTVRFARQVEALGYHRFWVAEHHGVPGVAGSAPTVLAAAVAAATSVIRVGTGGVMLPNHRPLVVAEQFGVLESLHPGRIDMGLGRSVGFTDGVRRALGRDKAAADDFDAQLTELLGYFTGDRTGGPRVRARPAEGLRPQPFVLATGAGAQVAADLGLPLVIGAVRGEEAMLRAIDGYRRGFRPSHWAERPYVVVAGNVAVAATAERARELLVPEAWSLAHSRVHGEFPPLVPAEEIAARPMGDRERGYFDEALRGHVYGTPEEAATALAALTARSGADEILVTTSSYDRAALLESYRALARLAGLRAPAGTAPDTGTAPGTGTAPDTGTAPDTGAWAGAGATPVS; this comes from the coding sequence GTGACGTTCCCGCCCGCAGCCGGCATCCGGCTCTCCGTCCTGGACCGCTCCCGCATCCGCCGGGGGGAGGAGCCGGCCCGGGCGCTGCGCGACACGGTGCGGTTCGCGCGGCAGGTGGAGGCCCTGGGTTACCACCGGTTCTGGGTCGCCGAGCACCACGGGGTGCCCGGGGTGGCCGGCTCGGCGCCCACGGTGCTCGCCGCGGCGGTGGCGGCGGCCACCTCCGTCATCCGGGTCGGCACCGGCGGGGTGATGCTCCCCAACCACCGGCCGCTGGTGGTCGCCGAGCAGTTCGGGGTGCTGGAGTCGCTCCACCCGGGCCGGATCGACATGGGGCTGGGCCGCTCGGTCGGCTTCACCGACGGGGTCCGCCGCGCGCTGGGCCGGGACAAGGCGGCGGCGGACGACTTCGACGCCCAGCTCACCGAGCTGCTGGGCTACTTCACCGGCGACCGGACGGGCGGGCCGCGGGTGCGCGCCCGCCCCGCCGAGGGGCTGCGGCCACAGCCCTTCGTGCTCGCCACCGGTGCGGGGGCGCAGGTCGCGGCCGACCTCGGACTGCCGCTGGTGATCGGCGCGGTACGCGGTGAGGAGGCGATGCTGCGGGCGATCGACGGCTACCGGCGGGGGTTCCGCCCCTCCCACTGGGCCGAGCGGCCCTATGTGGTGGTCGCGGGGAACGTGGCGGTGGCCGCCACCGCCGAACGCGCCCGCGAGCTGCTGGTCCCCGAGGCGTGGTCGCTCGCCCACTCACGCGTCCACGGTGAGTTCCCGCCGCTGGTGCCGGCCGAGGAGATCGCCGCCCGGCCGATGGGCGACCGGGAGCGCGGGTACTTCGACGAGGCGCTGCGCGGCCATGTGTACGGCACCCCCGAGGAGGCCGCGACGGCCCTGGCCGCGCTGACCGCCCGCAGCGGCGCGGACGAGATCCTGGTGACCACCAGCAGCTACGACCGTGCGGCACTGCTGGAGTCCTACCGCGCGCTGGCCCGGCTCGCGGGCCTCCGGGCCCCGGCCGGGACCGCGCCGGACACCGGGACCGCGCCGGGCACCGGGACCGCGCCGGACACCGGGACCGCGCCGGACACCGGGGCATGGGCGGGCGCCGGGGCCACGCCGGTCAGCTGA
- the ectA gene encoding diaminobutyrate acetyltransferase, whose product MTPAQAERARAHDEFTEMPEGLRLDSPGVEDGAAIWRIARDSRVLDLNSSYSYLLWCRDFAATSVVARDADGTAVGFVTGYIRPQRPGVLVVWQVAVDHAHRGRGLAGALLDGLTARVAATAGIHGVETTITPDNTASHRLFTSFAQRHGADVEREVLFHGSLFPDGAHEPEVLYRIGPLTHRGDHLGASGERAPARRAVRT is encoded by the coding sequence ATGACCCCCGCACAAGCAGAACGTGCACGTGCCCATGACGAATTCACGGAAATGCCCGAGGGACTGCGCCTCGACAGCCCTGGCGTCGAGGACGGAGCCGCGATCTGGCGCATCGCCCGCGACTCCCGCGTCCTGGACCTCAACTCGTCGTACAGCTACCTGCTGTGGTGCCGCGACTTCGCCGCCACCTCGGTCGTGGCACGCGATGCCGACGGCACCGCCGTCGGCTTCGTCACCGGCTACATCCGCCCGCAGCGCCCCGGCGTCCTGGTGGTGTGGCAGGTCGCGGTGGACCACGCCCACCGCGGGCGGGGCCTGGCCGGCGCACTGCTGGACGGGCTGACCGCACGCGTCGCCGCGACGGCCGGCATCCACGGGGTCGAGACCACCATCACACCCGACAACACGGCCTCCCACCGGCTGTTCACCTCGTTTGCACAGCGGCATGGCGCGGATGTCGAACGCGAGGTGCTGTTCCACGGCAGCCTGTTCCCGGACGGCGCCCACGAGCCGGAAGTGCTGTACCGCATCGGCCCCCTCACGCACCGGGGCGACCACCTCGGGGCGTCCGGGGAACGGGCCCCGGCCCGCCGCGCGGTCCGCACCTGA
- a CDS encoding TerD family protein has product MAVDVTAPVRLDVSGLLLTADGKVRSDDDFVFYNQPTGPGVTHSASAPGGGDTITVDTAAIPAGIDKVVVTASLDAPGATFAGTEPTATVRGADDGTVIATFTPPRLGPETALVVVEVYRRGGAWKVRAVGQGYANGLAGIATDFGVSIEEPAAPAAPAPRPARCAARRTRRAPSPAGRGAGPRRRRPRLPPPRPPRPAPARSTWTRGGSTSRRTRPSPWSRAAGRC; this is encoded by the coding sequence GTGGCAGTGGACGTCACCGCCCCGGTGCGGCTCGACGTGTCGGGCCTGCTCCTCACCGCCGACGGCAAGGTGCGCTCCGACGACGACTTCGTCTTCTACAACCAGCCCACCGGCCCCGGCGTCACCCACTCCGCCTCGGCCCCCGGCGGGGGCGACACCATCACCGTGGACACCGCGGCGATCCCGGCCGGCATCGACAAGGTCGTGGTGACCGCCTCCCTGGACGCGCCCGGCGCGACGTTCGCCGGCACGGAGCCCACCGCCACGGTGCGCGGCGCCGACGACGGCACCGTGATCGCCACCTTCACCCCGCCCCGGCTGGGGCCGGAGACGGCGCTGGTGGTCGTCGAGGTCTACCGGCGCGGTGGCGCCTGGAAGGTCCGCGCGGTCGGCCAGGGGTACGCCAACGGGCTGGCCGGCATCGCCACCGACTTCGGGGTGTCCATCGAGGAGCCGGCCGCGCCCGCCGCCCCGGCCCCCCGCCCCGCCCGTTGCGCCGCCCGCCGGACCCGCCGCGCACCTTCCCCCGCCGGCCGCGGTGCAGGCCCCCGCCGCCGCCGGCCGCGCCTCCCGCCGCCCCGGCCGCCGCGCCCGGCACCGGCAAGATCAACCTGGACAAGGGGCGGGTCAACCTCCAGAAGAACCAGACCGTCTCCCTGGTCAAGGGCGGCCGGCCGCTGCTGA
- a CDS encoding amidohydrolase family protein, translating into MSESAVLHIKGRVLVGPGSGAAGGDAGDAGEAVRDELWVIDGKISYDRPTGAAARDVTVIEGWALPGLVDAHCHVGLDAHGPVEDAVSESQALREREAGALLLRDAGSPSDTRWIDEREDLPRIIRAGRHIARTKRYIRNYAHEIEPEDLVAYVAREARRGDGWVKLVGDWIDRDSGDLAACWPPGEVAAAIAEAHRLGARVTAHCFAEETLAPLVEAGIDCVEHATGLTEETIPLFAERQVAIVPTLVNIATFPQLAAGGEKKFPRWADHMRRLHARRHDTVRAAYDAGVPVFAGTDAGGSLAHGLIAEEVAELTRAGIPAVDAVSAATWAARAWLGRPGLEEGAPADLVVYESDPRADVRVLAAPRRVVLRGRVVR; encoded by the coding sequence ATGAGCGAGAGCGCGGTGCTGCACATCAAGGGTCGGGTGCTGGTCGGACCGGGGTCCGGCGCGGCGGGCGGGGACGCCGGGGACGCCGGGGAAGCGGTCCGGGACGAGCTGTGGGTGATCGACGGCAAGATCTCCTACGACCGCCCGACCGGGGCGGCCGCGCGGGACGTCACGGTGATCGAGGGCTGGGCGCTGCCCGGGCTGGTGGACGCCCACTGCCATGTCGGGCTCGACGCGCACGGCCCGGTCGAGGACGCGGTGAGCGAGAGCCAGGCGCTGCGCGAGCGGGAGGCCGGCGCGCTGCTGCTCCGGGACGCCGGCTCGCCCTCCGACACCCGCTGGATCGACGAGCGGGAGGATCTGCCGCGCATCATCCGGGCGGGCCGTCACATCGCCCGCACCAAGCGGTACATCCGCAACTACGCGCACGAGATCGAGCCCGAGGACCTGGTCGCCTACGTCGCCCGGGAGGCCCGGCGCGGTGACGGCTGGGTCAAGCTGGTCGGCGACTGGATCGACCGGGACAGCGGCGACCTGGCGGCCTGCTGGCCCCCCGGCGAGGTGGCCGCCGCCATCGCCGAGGCGCACCGGCTCGGCGCCCGGGTGACCGCCCACTGCTTCGCCGAGGAGACCCTCGCGCCGCTGGTGGAGGCCGGGATCGACTGCGTGGAGCACGCCACCGGCCTCACCGAGGAGACCATCCCGCTCTTCGCCGAGCGGCAGGTGGCCATCGTCCCCACCCTGGTCAACATCGCCACCTTCCCGCAGCTGGCGGCGGGCGGCGAGAAGAAGTTCCCCCGCTGGGCGGACCACATGCGGCGGCTGCACGCCCGCCGTCACGACACCGTGCGCGCCGCCTACGACGCCGGGGTGCCGGTCTTCGCGGGCACCGACGCCGGCGGCTCGCTCGCCCACGGGCTGATCGCCGAGGAGGTGGCCGAGCTGACCCGCGCCGGGATACCCGCGGTGGACGCGGTGTCCGCCGCCACCTGGGCCGCCCGCGCCTGGCTCGGCCGTCCCGGACTGGAGGAGGGCGCCCCGGCGGACCTCGTGGTCTACGAGTCCGACCCCCGGGCGGACGTCCGGGTGCTCGCGGCGCCCCGGCGGGTGGTGCTGCGCGGCCGGGTGGTGCGCTGA
- a CDS encoding class I SAM-dependent methyltransferase, giving the protein MTDPERLRRYWETTGAGHTFTHPLDAGLLARYVSPDARVLDYGCGYGRLTARLAALGWSRVRGVDVSAALVARGRAEHPGLALEHVAEPPLPYPDGAFDAALLFAVLTCVPGERDQDRTLAELARLLRPGGVLYLSDVPLQDDEEHRARYRAARPWAEVYGTFRIPDGGVFRHQDPARLRERLGALGFEVAEEHRDPVPTLDGRTVTRLQLVARRGPDRP; this is encoded by the coding sequence ATGACGGACCCGGAACGGCTGCGGCGCTACTGGGAGACCACCGGCGCGGGACACACCTTCACCCATCCGCTCGATGCCGGACTGCTGGCCCGGTACGTCTCCCCCGACGCGCGCGTCCTGGACTACGGCTGCGGCTACGGGCGGCTGACGGCCCGCCTGGCCGCGCTCGGCTGGTCCCGGGTGCGGGGCGTGGACGTCTCCGCGGCGCTGGTGGCCCGGGGCCGCGCCGAGCACCCGGGGCTGGCCCTGGAACACGTGGCCGAGCCGCCGCTGCCGTACCCGGACGGCGCGTTCGACGCGGCGCTGCTGTTCGCCGTGCTGACCTGTGTGCCCGGTGAGCGGGACCAGGACCGGACGCTGGCGGAGCTGGCGCGGCTGCTGCGGCCCGGCGGGGTGCTGTACCTCAGCGACGTGCCCCTCCAGGACGACGAGGAGCACCGGGCCCGCTACCGCGCGGCGCGCCCGTGGGCGGAGGTGTACGGGACCTTCCGCATCCCCGACGGCGGGGTGTTCCGCCACCAGGACCCGGCGCGGCTGCGCGAACGGCTCGGCGCGCTGGGGTTCGAGGTGGCCGAGGAGCACCGGGACCCGGTGCCCACCCTCGACGGCCGGACCGTCACCCGGCTCCAGCTGGTGGCGCGCCGGGGACCGGACCGCCCCTGA
- a CDS encoding aminotransferase class V-fold PLP-dependent enzyme translates to MNSLSGDEFTPRTTYLNTAATGLIPARSLAPLRAALDTAGTSGQYVDEAFAAVEESRERYARIVGVPARRVAAGGSVAVYAGLIATSLPSGAEVLVADGDFSSLVNPFAVRADLRVRVAALEDLAGAVRPETELVVVSSVQSADGRIADLGAVTAAARAHGARTLVDLSQSAGWLPLSADAFDFTVAVAYKWLLCPRGVAFLTVPEDLGGLTPVFAGWVAGEDPWRSTYGIVEELARSARRFDLSPAALSYVAAPHSLALIEEIGVAAVAAHNRALADRFRAGVAALGHPSVSAPGSAIVSVPGLGRAAARLAEAEVYVSNRAGNLRAAFHLYNSSDQVDRLLEVLAGAPATA, encoded by the coding sequence ATGAACAGCCTGTCCGGAGACGAGTTCACCCCCCGCACCACCTACCTCAACACCGCCGCCACCGGGCTGATCCCGGCCCGCTCGCTGGCCCCGCTGCGGGCCGCCCTGGACACCGCAGGCACCAGCGGCCAGTACGTGGACGAGGCGTTCGCCGCCGTGGAGGAGAGCCGCGAGCGCTACGCCCGGATCGTCGGCGTACCGGCCCGCCGGGTCGCGGCCGGCGGCTCGGTCGCGGTGTACGCCGGCCTGATCGCCACCTCGCTGCCGTCCGGTGCGGAGGTGCTGGTGGCCGACGGGGACTTCAGTTCCCTGGTCAACCCGTTCGCGGTCCGTGCCGACCTGCGGGTGCGGGTGGCCGCCCTGGAGGACCTGGCCGGCGCGGTGCGACCGGAGACCGAGCTGGTCGTGGTGAGTTCCGTGCAGTCGGCGGACGGACGGATCGCCGACCTCGGCGCCGTCACGGCGGCCGCCCGGGCGCACGGCGCCCGCACCCTGGTCGACCTCAGCCAGTCCGCCGGCTGGCTGCCGCTGAGCGCCGACGCCTTCGACTTCACCGTGGCGGTGGCCTACAAGTGGCTGCTCTGCCCGCGGGGCGTCGCCTTCCTCACCGTCCCGGAGGACCTCGGCGGGCTGACCCCGGTCTTCGCCGGGTGGGTGGCCGGCGAGGACCCCTGGCGCAGCACCTACGGCATCGTGGAGGAACTGGCCCGCTCCGCGCGCCGCTTCGACCTCAGCCCCGCCGCGCTGTCCTACGTCGCCGCGCCGCACTCGCTCGCCCTGATCGAGGAGATCGGGGTGGCGGCGGTCGCCGCGCACAACCGGGCCCTGGCGGACCGGTTCCGCGCCGGGGTGGCAGCGCTGGGCCACCCCAGCGTCTCCGCACCCGGGTCGGCGATCGTGTCGGTCCCCGGGCTGGGCCGGGCCGCGGCCCGGCTGGCCGAGGCGGAGGTGTACGTGTCGAACCGGGCGGGCAACCTGCGCGCCGCCTTCCACCTGTACAACTCGTCGGACCAGGTGGACCGGCTGCTGGAGGTGCTGGCCGGCGCGCCCGCCACGGCCTGA
- the ectB gene encoding diaminobutyrate--2-oxoglutarate transaminase → MESEVRSYCRGWPVVFDRARGSHLYDEDGHAYLDFFAGAGALNYGHNNPVLKRALLDYIERDGITHGLDMSTTAKRAFLESFQNNVLRPRDLPYKVMFPGPTGTNAVEAALKLARKVKGREAVVSFTNAFHGMSLGALAVTGNAFKRAGAGIPLVHGTPMPFDGYLDGQVPDFLWFERLLEDRGSGLNRPAAVIVETVQGEGGINVARMEWLRRLSELCRTHDMLLIVDDIQMGCGRTGPFFSFEEAGIVPDIVTLSKSIGGYGLPMSLTLFRPELDVWEPGEHNGTFRGNNPAFVTATAALETYWADGQMEKQTLARGEQVEQALSAICEEGAGHGARYRGRGLVWGLEFADRARASAVCARAFELGLLVETSGPVGEVVKLLPALTISPDELDEGLRILARAVRETA, encoded by the coding sequence GTGGAGTCGGAGGTGCGCAGCTACTGCCGCGGCTGGCCCGTCGTCTTCGACCGCGCCCGGGGCAGCCATCTGTACGACGAGGACGGCCACGCCTACCTGGACTTCTTCGCCGGCGCCGGCGCCCTCAACTACGGCCACAACAACCCGGTCCTCAAACGCGCCCTGCTCGACTACATCGAGCGCGACGGCATCACCCACGGCCTGGACATGAGCACCACCGCCAAGCGCGCCTTCCTGGAGTCCTTCCAGAACAACGTGCTGCGCCCGCGCGACCTGCCGTACAAGGTCATGTTCCCCGGCCCCACCGGCACCAACGCGGTCGAGGCCGCGCTGAAGCTGGCCCGCAAGGTCAAGGGCCGTGAGGCCGTGGTGTCCTTCACCAACGCCTTCCACGGCATGTCGCTGGGCGCGCTGGCCGTGACCGGCAACGCCTTCAAGCGGGCCGGGGCCGGCATCCCGCTGGTGCACGGCACCCCGATGCCGTTCGACGGCTACCTCGACGGGCAGGTGCCGGACTTCCTGTGGTTCGAGCGGCTGCTGGAGGACCGGGGCTCCGGTCTCAACCGGCCCGCCGCCGTCATCGTCGAGACCGTGCAGGGCGAGGGCGGCATCAACGTGGCCCGGATGGAGTGGCTGCGCCGGCTCTCCGAACTGTGCCGCACCCACGACATGCTGCTGATCGTCGACGACATCCAGATGGGCTGCGGCCGGACCGGACCGTTCTTCTCCTTCGAGGAGGCCGGCATCGTCCCGGACATCGTCACCCTCTCCAAGTCCATCGGCGGCTACGGACTGCCCATGTCGCTCACCCTCTTCCGCCCCGAGCTGGACGTGTGGGAGCCGGGCGAGCACAACGGCACCTTCCGCGGCAACAACCCCGCCTTCGTCACCGCCACCGCCGCCCTGGAGACCTACTGGGCCGACGGTCAGATGGAGAAGCAGACCCTGGCCCGCGGCGAGCAGGTCGAGCAGGCCCTGAGCGCCATCTGCGAGGAGGGCGCCGGGCACGGCGCCCGGTACCGCGGCCGGGGCCTGGTGTGGGGACTGGAGTTCGCCGACCGCGCCCGCGCCTCGGCGGTCTGCGCCCGTGCCTTCGAACTCGGGCTGCTGGTGGAGACCTCCGGACCGGTCGGCGAGGTCGTCAAGCTGCTGCCCGCGCTGACCATCTCCCCCGACGAACTCGACGAGGGCCTGCGCATCCTCGCCCGGGCGGTCCGCGAGACCGCCTGA